The proteins below are encoded in one region of Buttiauxella gaviniae:
- the mutT gene encoding 8-oxo-dGTP diphosphatase MutT, translated as MKQLEIAVGIIRNQQGEIFITQRAADAHMANKLEFPGGKIEVGETPEQALVRELQEETGITPTTFSLFHQLAYEFPDRHVTLWFFMVEKWEGEPWGKEGQPGQWVAQNSLVAADFPPANEPVISKLQQR; from the coding sequence ATGAAACAGTTAGAGATCGCCGTTGGCATTATTCGCAATCAGCAGGGTGAGATTTTTATCACTCAACGGGCGGCAGATGCCCATATGGCAAATAAACTTGAATTTCCCGGTGGGAAAATTGAAGTTGGCGAAACGCCGGAGCAAGCATTAGTTCGTGAACTGCAAGAAGAGACGGGCATTACCCCAACTACGTTTTCGTTATTTCATCAGTTAGCTTATGAGTTCCCGGACAGGCACGTGACGCTGTGGTTCTTTATGGTAGAAAAATGGGAAGGCGAACCGTGGGGTAAAGAGGGGCAGCCGGGTCAATGGGTTGCACAAAATTCGCTGGTGGCTGCAGATTTTCCACCAGCAAATGAACCCGTTATCAGCAAATTACAGCAGCGTTAA
- the yacG gene encoding DNA gyrase inhibitor YacG: MSEPTKVNCPGCGKVVIWNETSPYRPFCSKRCQLIDLGEWAAEEKRIPSSGDLSESDDWSEEDLR, translated from the coding sequence GTGTCTGAACCAACCAAAGTAAACTGCCCCGGCTGCGGTAAAGTTGTTATCTGGAATGAAACCAGTCCCTACCGCCCATTTTGCAGCAAGCGTTGCCAGTTGATTGATTTAGGTGAATGGGCCGCCGAGGAAAAACGTATTCCTAGCAGCGGCGATTTATCTGAAAGCGACGACTGGAGTGAAGAAGATCTGCGTTAA
- the zapD gene encoding cell division protein ZapD, with amino-acid sequence MSTQILFEHPLNEKMRTWLRIEFLIQQLESSLPVDETSKALHFFRNVGDLLDVFERGEIRTDILKELERQQRKLLNWSEVPGVDMQLIDSLRSQLKERGSVLMAAPRLGQALREDRLIALVRQRLSIPGGCCSFDLPTLHIWLYSPQAQRDAQINTWLATLQPLKQALDLLLEIIRNSAPFRKQTSLNGFYQDNGDDADLLRLQLDLSSQLYPQVSGHKSRFAIRFLPLDSENGIIPERLDFELACC; translated from the coding sequence ATGAGTACCCAGATCCTCTTTGAGCACCCACTGAATGAAAAAATGCGTACCTGGTTGCGTATCGAGTTTTTAATTCAACAACTCGAAAGTTCGTTACCGGTAGATGAAACCTCCAAAGCCCTTCATTTTTTCCGCAATGTGGGTGACCTGCTTGATGTCTTTGAACGCGGCGAGATTCGCACTGATATTCTAAAAGAACTGGAACGCCAGCAGCGTAAATTATTGAACTGGTCTGAAGTTCCGGGCGTAGATATGCAGTTGATTGATTCTCTACGCAGCCAGCTTAAAGAGCGCGGCAGTGTCTTAATGGCCGCTCCACGACTGGGGCAAGCGCTGCGAGAAGATCGCCTGATCGCATTGGTTCGCCAGCGTCTGAGTATTCCTGGAGGATGTTGTAGCTTTGATTTGCCGACGCTGCATATCTGGCTATATTCCCCACAAGCACAGCGTGACGCGCAAATTAATACCTGGCTTGCGACGTTGCAGCCTCTGAAACAGGCATTGGATCTGCTACTGGAGATCATTCGTAATTCTGCGCCGTTCCGTAAGCAAACCAGTCTCAACGGTTTTTATCAGGATAACGGCGATGATGCCGATTTACTGCGTTTGCAGTTAGATCTTTCCTCTCAGCTGTATCCGCAGGTTTCTGGCCATAAAAGCCGTTTTGCGATTCGCTTCCTGCCGCTTGATAGCGAAAATGGAATCATTCCAGAGCGTCTCGATTTTGAACTGGCGTGCTGCTAA